The DNA window CGCCGGCGAGCGCGTGCACGACCTGTCGGCGCAGGCGCGCGGCCAATTGCGGGTGTCGTTGCCGATGAACTTCGGCCGCCTGTACGTGACCCCGCACGTCGGCGAGTTCCTGCGCCGCTGGCCGCAGATCGAACTCGACCTGCAGTTCGACGACCGCTTCGTCGATCTGATCGGCGAAGGCTTCGACGCCGCGATCCGGATCGGCGCGCTCGACGATTCGCGCCTGGTCGCGCGGCGCATCGCCCAGACCCGGCGCATCCTGGTGGCCGCCCCGTCCTACCTGCAGCGGCGCGGCGCGCCGGCCGCGCCGGGCGCGCTGATCGAGCACGACTGCCTGCACTACACCCTGTTCCGCGATACGCCGGCCTGGGAGTTCCAGCGCGCGGGCGAACCGCTGCGGGTGCCGGTGCGCGGCCGGCTCAAGGCCAACTACGGCGTGCCCCTGGTCGAGGCCGCGCTGCGCGGCGAAGGCATCCTGCAGACCGCGACTTTCGCGGTGGCCGACGAACTCGCCGACGGCCGCTTGGTCGAGGTGCTGCCGGACTGGAGCCTGCGGCCGATCGGCATCTACGCGGTGTACCCGAGCCGCGAGTACCGGCCGCGCAAGGTCGAGGCCTTCATCGATTTCGTCGAACAGACCATCGGCCAGCCGGCGCGCTGGGACCGGGTCATCGCCGGCGACCGCTGAGCGGCGGCGCGCGGCGCGGAACCAAGCGCGCGCGGCAACGCTCCAAGCGCCGTCCCGCCACCGCGCCGGCGGCCCGGCCCTCATGCGCTTTTCGCGCCGGCGGGCCAAAGCTGGCGACCCGGCTCATCCCTCCTTCGCTGCGCCCACGATGCCCGTTTCCGACGAATCCGCCGCCGCTCCGCCCGCGCCCGCCTGGCGCCGCGCCCTGTCGATGCTGGCGAGCCTGGCGATCCTGGCCCTGGCCCTGCATGCCCTGGCCGGCGAGTTCAGTGCCCAGGGCTATCGTGCGATCCGCCACGCCGTGGCCCGGATCGACGACGCGCGCGTGGCCGCCGCGCTGCTGCTGGGCCTGGCCAGTTACGCCTGCCTGGTCGGCTTCGACGCGATCGGCCTGCGCCGCAGCGCCGGCCGGGTCAAACCGTTGCGCCTGGTGGTCACCGCGTTTCTCGCCAACGCGGTCGGCCACACCCTGGGCTTCGCCGCGCTGACCGGCGGCGCCGTGCGCCTGCGCGGCTACGGTGCGGCCGGCTTGTCGCTGGCCGACATCGGCCAGGTGGTGTTGATGAGCACCCTGGGTTTCGTGTTCGGCGCCTGGCTGTTGCTGGCCGGCGCGCTGTCGCTCGAGCCGGCGCCGGCCGCCGCGTTGCTGCCGCTGAGCGAAGCGGCGATCCGCGCGCTCGGCGCGGCGCTGGCGCTGGGCTTTCTCGCCCTGCTGGCGCTGGCTGGGCGCCACGGCCGCAAGCTGAGCCTGCGCGGCCATGCGCTGTGGCTGCCCGATCGCAATACCGTGCTGCGGGTGTCGGCGCTGAGCGTGGTCGAACTGATGCTCGCCGGCGGCGCCCTGTACGTGTTGCTGGCGCCGGCGCTGCCGCAGGCCGGGGGCGGTTGGTTCGGCTTCCTCGGCTTCGTCGGCCTGTATCTGGTCGCGGTGGTCGCCGGCCTGGTGTCGAGCGTGCCGGCCGGGATCGGCGTATTCGAATGGAGCCTGCTCAAGTTGCTGCCCGGCGTCGCCCCGGCCAGTCTGCTCGCCGCGGCGCTGGTCTACCGCATCACTTACTACGCCCTGCCGCTGGCGCTGGCGACCCTGCTCGGCGCGGTCGGCGCCTTGCGCGGACCGGTCGCGCGCCGCGCCGGCGCGGCGCGCAGCCTGTGGCTGGCGATCCGGCCCTGGCTGCCGCATCTGATCGCGCTGGCCGCGTTCGTGCTCGGCGCCGCGCTGATCCTCGACGGCACCCTGCCCAAGCCGCGCCATCGCCTCAGCGGCGCGCCGCTGCCGCTGGTGGAAACCTCGCAGCTGCTCGCCAGCCTCGGCGGCGTGGGCCTGCTGTTGATCGGCCAAGGCCTGCAGCGACGCAGCCATGCCGCCTGGGCGCTGGCCCTGGCGGTCTGCGTGCTGATGCCGCTGCCGTCGTGGCTGCGCGGCGGCCACCTGGCGCTGGCGCTGGCGCCGCCGCTGGTCGCGCTGGCGCTGTGGGCGGCGCGGCGCGAGTTCTACCGCGAGGGCGCGCTGCTCGACGAGGCCTGGTCGTGGCCGTGGTTGCGCAATCTCGGCCTGGTCCTGGTCGCCGCGTTCTGGCTGCTGTTCTTCGCCTACAGCCACGTCGAGTACCGCAACGAGCTGTGGTGGGAGTTCCTGATCTCCGGCAATGCCCCGCGCGCGTTGCGGGCGATGCTGCTGGTCAGCGTGGCGGTGATCGCGTTCGGCCTGGCGCGCCTGCTGCACGCGACCCGCGCGCCGCTGCCGGCGGCCGACGAAGCGCAGCTGGCGGCGATCCGGCCGATCCTCGCCGGGGCCGACGACAGTCAGGCGCATCTGGCCCTGCTCGGCGACAAGGCCTTGCTGCTCGACGAAGCGCAACGCGGCTTCGCCATGATGCAGCGCTACGGCGGTTCGCTGGTGGCGATGGGCGACCCGGTCGGTCCGCCCGACGTCGCACGCGCGCTGATCTGGCGTTTTCGCGAAGAAGCCGACCGGCTCGGCGTGCGGCCGGTGTTCTATCAGGTCGGCGAACAGCACTGGCAGACCTATCTCGACCTCGGCCTGAGCCTGGTCAAGCTCGGCGAAGAGGCGCTGGTGCCGCTGCGCGACTTCGGCCTGCAGGGCGCGCAGCGCGCCGAACTGCGCCAGGCCTGGAACCGCGGCAAGCGCGCCGGGCTGTCGCTGCGCATCGTCCCGGCCGAGCAGGTCGAGCCGTGGCTGCCGGTCTTGCAACGCATCTCCGACGACTGGCTGGAGCACAAGGCCGGCGAAGAGAAAGGCTTCTCGCTCGGCCATTTCGACCCGGCCTATCTGCGCCGGCTGCCGTTGGCGGTGGTGGAATGCGAAGGCCGCGCGGTGGCCTTCGCCAATCTGTGGACCGCGACCAACGGCCGCGAGCTGTCGGTGGACCTGATGCGCCACGCCGCCGACGCGCCCAAGGGCTGCATGGATTTCCTGTTCGCCGAACTGATGCTGTGGGGCCGGGAACAAGGCTTCGAGCGCTTCTGCCTCGGCATGGCGCCGCTGTCGGGCTTGCCGCAACATCGCCTGGCCGGACGCTGGAACCGCTTCGCCAACCTGGTCGCCCGCCACGGCGAGCGCTTCTACGGCTTCACCGGCCTGCGCCGGTTCAAGGCCAAGTTCGACCCGATCTGGCGCACCCGCTATCTCGCCGCGCCGGGCGGCATGCATCTGCCGGCGGCCTTGCTCGACGTGACCCGATTGATCTCGCTCGATCCGCGCCGCGACGACGAACGCCGGCCTGCGCGACTGCCGCTGGGCGCGCCGCCTCAGGGCGCGGCGGACGCGGCCGGCGCGGCGATGCCCGCCGCCGACAACACCCGCGCGGCGACGCCGTCGTAATCGCCGCCGAGGTGGTGGTCGCCCGGCAGCGCGGCGCGCTGCGCCGCTTGCGCCGGCAAGCGCGGACACAGCGCGTCGCCGTCGTCGCGACCGTACAGGCACAAGGTGCGCGCCGCCGGCATGCGCGCGACTTCCGGCGCGATCGGCAGACCGCGGTCGCTGCCGCCGATCCAATTGCTGAGGTGGAATTCGTACTCGGCCTTCTGCCCGGGCGAGATCAGCGCCGTGCCGCGCACGGCGGCGCGCACGTCCGGCGCGAGGCGGTTATAGGCCGCCGGCAGCACGTCGGCGCCTTGCGAGAAACCGATCAGCAGCACGCGCGGCCGACGCCACTGCGCGCGGTAGTAGCGCACGATGCGCTCGAGGTCGGCGGCGAAGCTCTGCGGCGTGCGCGGGGTCCAGAAATAGCGCAGCGAATCGACTCCGACCGTGGGCACGCCGGCGCGGCCCAGCCTCGCGGCGACGCTGCGGTCGAAATCGGCCCAGCCGCCGTCGCCGGAAACGAAGATCGCGAAGCTGTCGGCGTTGCCGCCGGCCGCGGCCGCGGCTTCGACCAGCGGCAGGCCGTGCAGGTCGGGCGGCGGCGGCGGCAGGCTGACATGGCGCTGTGCGCCCAGCGCGATCAACGCCGCGCGCAGCCCCGGGGTGGCGTCGCCGCGCGCGCTGCGGGCGAAACGCCGCGCCTGCGGCACCGCAGCGACGAAACGCTCGACTTCGTCGGCCGTACAGGCCCGCGCCTGCGCCGGGTCGGCCGCGACCAGCCACGGCAGGCTCAGCGGCGCCGCTTGCAGGCGTGCGTACGCGCCTTCGGCGCGCAGCCGCAGCGCGCCGCCCGCGCACAGCGCGCGCGCCGGCGCGATGCTGGGGCAGAAACCTTCGGACACGGCGCCCGCGAACAAACCGGCATGGCCCTGGGCGGCGATCGCATACGCCCACGCCGCCCCTTCGCCGTCACCGAGCAACAGCGGCAGGCGGTAAGTCGGCAAGCGGTAATAGGCCTGCAGGAAACGCGAGAAGTTTTCCACGTCGCCGGCGGAGAACGCGCAGTCGCCGCCGTCGCGGCGCAAGGCCGCCTGCAGCGCGCGCAGATCGATCTGCGCGACCAGGGCACCGTCGCCGGCCAACGCCTCCAGGCGCGCCCGCCGCGCGCGCGCATCGCCGTCGCCGGCGAACCACAGCACCACCCGCCGCACTTCGCCGGCCGGCAACCGCACTGTCGCGCGCTGGAAGCGGCCGTGCGAAACCGTGGCCGCCGCAGGCGCGGCCACGGCCGCGCCCGCGACGAACGCACACAGCAGGCACAGCAGGAAGGACGCGAAGCGGATCGGTGCGGGCATGGCCGGGTCTCCTCGATCCCGTCTTATACCGGGCCCGGCGTACCGGCCAGCGCGAAGATCCGGCAGCGGCCGCCGCGCACGGCAATACGCCCCCGCAACGGCGCAGGATCGGCAAAGCCGCCCGGTGCGGCCGCCGCCGGCGGCCCGGCCCGGGGCCTTACACTTGGCCGATGCCGACCCCCACTCCGCCCGTGCTGGTGCTCAGCACCTGCCCCGACCAGGCCAGCGCCGACGCCATCGCCCAGACCCTGGTCGAGGAACGCTTGGCCG is part of the Lysobacter firmicutimachus genome and encodes:
- a CDS encoding LysR family transcriptional regulator, with the translated sequence MVGGLYSELEAFEAILRHGSFSAAARQLQLTPGAVTRRLAALEARLGVKLLNRSTRRLSLTESGRHYYAQVAPALAQILAAGERVHDLSAQARGQLRVSLPMNFGRLYVTPHVGEFLRRWPQIELDLQFDDRFVDLIGEGFDAAIRIGALDDSRLVARRIAQTRRILVAAPSYLQRRGAPAAPGALIEHDCLHYTLFRDTPAWEFQRAGEPLRVPVRGRLKANYGVPLVEAALRGEGILQTATFAVADELADGRLVEVLPDWSLRPIGIYAVYPSREYRPRKVEAFIDFVEQTIGQPARWDRVIAGDR
- the mprF gene encoding bifunctional lysylphosphatidylglycerol flippase/synthetase MprF, whose amino-acid sequence is MPVSDESAAAPPAPAWRRALSMLASLAILALALHALAGEFSAQGYRAIRHAVARIDDARVAAALLLGLASYACLVGFDAIGLRRSAGRVKPLRLVVTAFLANAVGHTLGFAALTGGAVRLRGYGAAGLSLADIGQVVLMSTLGFVFGAWLLLAGALSLEPAPAAALLPLSEAAIRALGAALALGFLALLALAGRHGRKLSLRGHALWLPDRNTVLRVSALSVVELMLAGGALYVLLAPALPQAGGGWFGFLGFVGLYLVAVVAGLVSSVPAGIGVFEWSLLKLLPGVAPASLLAAALVYRITYYALPLALATLLGAVGALRGPVARRAGAARSLWLAIRPWLPHLIALAAFVLGAALILDGTLPKPRHRLSGAPLPLVETSQLLASLGGVGLLLIGQGLQRRSHAAWALALAVCVLMPLPSWLRGGHLALALAPPLVALALWAARREFYREGALLDEAWSWPWLRNLGLVLVAAFWLLFFAYSHVEYRNELWWEFLISGNAPRALRAMLLVSVAVIAFGLARLLHATRAPLPAADEAQLAAIRPILAGADDSQAHLALLGDKALLLDEAQRGFAMMQRYGGSLVAMGDPVGPPDVARALIWRFREEADRLGVRPVFYQVGEQHWQTYLDLGLSLVKLGEEALVPLRDFGLQGAQRAELRQAWNRGKRAGLSLRIVPAEQVEPWLPVLQRISDDWLEHKAGEEKGFSLGHFDPAYLRRLPLAVVECEGRAVAFANLWTATNGRELSVDLMRHAADAPKGCMDFLFAELMLWGREQGFERFCLGMAPLSGLPQHRLAGRWNRFANLVARHGERFYGFTGLRRFKAKFDPIWRTRYLAAPGGMHLPAALLDVTRLISLDPRRDDERRPARLPLGAPPQGAADAAGAAMPAADNTRAATPS
- a CDS encoding virulence factor family protein produces the protein MPAPIRFASFLLCLLCAFVAGAAVAAPAAATVSHGRFQRATVRLPAGEVRRVVLWFAGDGDARARRARLEALAGDGALVAQIDLRALQAALRRDGGDCAFSAGDVENFSRFLQAYYRLPTYRLPLLLGDGEGAAWAYAIAAQGHAGLFAGAVSEGFCPSIAPARALCAGGALRLRAEGAYARLQAAPLSLPWLVAADPAQARACTADEVERFVAAVPQARRFARSARGDATPGLRAALIALGAQRHVSLPPPPPDLHGLPLVEAAAAAGGNADSFAIFVSGDGGWADFDRSVAARLGRAGVPTVGVDSLRYFWTPRTPQSFAADLERIVRYYRAQWRRPRVLLIGFSQGADVLPAAYNRLAPDVRAAVRGTALISPGQKAEYEFHLSNWIGGSDRGLPIAPEVARMPAARTLCLYGRDDGDALCPRLPAQAAQRAALPGDHHLGGDYDGVAARVLSAAGIAAPAASAAP